A stretch of Falco rusticolus isolate bFalRus1 chromosome 2, bFalRus1.pri, whole genome shotgun sequence DNA encodes these proteins:
- the LOC119142688 gene encoding LOW QUALITY PROTEIN: copper-transporting ATPase 2-like (The sequence of the model RefSeq protein was modified relative to this genomic sequence to represent the inferred CDS: inserted 5 bases in 3 codons; substituted 1 base at 1 genomic stop codon), with product MERKLDIKXEKEVSCLATLNNKNITLVSIRKQQAPHDVPELLIIGEKSKTGSLVKASSNLQKEDKLLQSYSMGMPEVNAVERQALSNTDSPPGCELEPTMKHNFAFDNMGYEESFEPVPSSSSQEHTVTINVVGMTCQSCVQSIEGQISKVKGIASIKVSLEKNNAVIKYLQSEISSEQILEEIQGMGFDANIAEERLTTATVNLSCLREAVVKLRVEGMTCQSCVTNIEGKIRKLHGVAKIKVSLGNQEAVIAYPSFXTDDLKSHISNLGYACTVKSKSAPLKLGVLDLERLQNANPKETPASLECDGVDPSVAEIDIATVAVRIEGMHCKSCVRNIEGNISDLPGIQSIQVSLEHKRAVIQYSPNLITLSALQQGIESLPPGNFKVCLLNGSEANKGESSSSAFLCDLFREPLQDTTCTAVIRIDGMTCHSCVQSIEGTISQRQGVQHIAVSLAGRTGTIHYDPAVTNGEELRAAIEDMGFDASVLTDTATGERRHRPDTSNAAVQPQAPERSSPRXVGSAGLPDIPHLDVPNQPREXEWEKCFLANHRHDLVHHACLPLKRNLQKEDGIISVLVALMAGKAEVKYKPEFIQPLEIAQLIQNLGFEATVIEDHAETEGSVELLITGMTCASCVHNIESKLMRTNGIFYASVALATCKAHIQFDPEITGPRDIIKIIEEIGFHASVARRVPNAHNLDHKKEIQQWRKSFLCSLLFGIPVLILMIYMLIPNGEHHGSMVLEQNLIPGLSILNLLFFVLCTFVQFLGGWYFYVQAYKSLKHKTANMDVLIVLATTIAYVYSCVILVVAIIEKAEKSPVTFFDTPPMLFVFIALGRWLEHIAKSKTSEALAKLISLQATEATVVTLGPDHSITSEEQVAVELVQRGDIVKVVPGGKFPVDGKVIEGSSMADESLITGEAMPVTKKPGSTVIAGSINAHGSVLVNATHVGNDTTLAQIVKLVEEAQMSKAPIQQLADKFSGYFVPFIIIISTVTLLVWITIGFINFDVIKKYFPNQNKHISKAELILRFAFQTSITVLSIACPCSLGLATPTAVMVGTGVAAQNGILIKGGKPLEMAHKIKTVMFDKTGTITCGVPKVMRVLLLGDMAVLSLKKVLAVVGTAEASSEHPLGVAVTKYCKEELGTQSLGYCTDFQAVPGCGISCKVGGVEAVLGMAEEGLSKLDANRSRDSSAPLGDKVLITLLESHGPSASHTYSVLIGNREWMRRNGLHIANDVNDAMTDHETKGQTAILVAIDGVLCGMIAIADTVKQEAALAVHTLKNMGIDVVLITGDNRKTAKAIATQVGIKKVFAEVLPSHKVAKVQELQNGKRKVAMVGDGVNDSPALARADVGIAIGTGTDVAIEAADVVLIRNDLLDVVASIHLSKRTVRRIRINLILALIYNLLGIPIAAGVFMPVGLVLQPWMGSAAMAASSVSVVLSSLQLKCYKKPNTESYEAQAQGRMKPLTPSQISVHIGMDDRRRDSSRSAPLDQISQVSLSSLTSDKLPRCNGFVEEEGDKWSLLMNGGDEEQYI from the exons ATGGAGAGAAAACTggacataaa tgaaaaggaagtgTCCTGCTTAGCTactttaaacaacaaaaacataacCCTGGTGTCTATTCGTAAGCAGCAGGCACCTCATGATGTGCCTGAACTACTGATTATTGGTGAGAAGTCCAAGACAGGATCTCTGGTAAAAGCAAGCAGTAACTTGCAGAAAGAAGATAAACTTTTGCAGAGTTACTCCATGGGAATGCCAGAAGTCAATGCAGTTGAAAGACAG GCTTTGTCCAACACTGATTCTCCTCCTGGCTGTGAGCTGGAGCCTACAATGAAACACAATTTTGCTTTTGACAACATGGGCTATGAGGAAAGCTTTGAACCTGTGCCCTCGTCATCTTCCCAAGAACACACTGTGACAATCAATGTTGTGGGGATGACTTGCCAATCGTGTGTGCAGTCAATAGAAGGCCAAATTTCTAAGGTGAAGGGCATTGCGAGTATTAAAGTCTCCCTTGAAAAGAACAATGCTGTAATAAAGTATCTGCAGTCAGAAATAAGCTCTGAACAGATTCTCGAGGAAATTCAGGGTATGGGCTTTGATGCCAACATAGCAGAAGAGAGGTTGACAACAGCGACCGTAAATTTGTCATGCTTGAGAGAAGCAGTAGTTAAGCTTCGGGTAGAAGGCATGACATGCCAGTCCTGTGTCACCAACATTGAAGGAAAGATTAGGAAATTGCACGGTGTGGCAAAAATCAAGGTGTCACTTGGTAACCAGGAAGCAGTTATTGCTTACCCATCATT AACTGATGACCTCAAGAGCCATATCAGTAACCTGGGGTATGCCTGCACTGTTAAAAGTAAATCAGCTCCTTTGAAGCTGGGTGTCCTTGATCTTGAGCGCTTGCAGAATGCAAACCCCAAGGAGACACCAGCAAGTCTTGAGTGTGATGGGGTGGATCCCTCGGTCGCTGAGATAGACATAGCTACAGTGGCTGTACGGATAGAAGGTATGCACTGCAAGTCCTGTGTCAGAAACATTGAAGGAAATATATCAGATCTTCCTGGCATACAAAGTATTCAAGTATCTTTGGAACATAAACGTGCTGTGATACAGTATAGCCCAAATTTGATTACCCTGTCAGCTTTGCAGCAAGGTATTGAATCCCTTCCACCTGGAAACTTTAAAGTATGCCTCCTTAATGGTTCAGAAGCAAATAAAGGAGAATCTTCATCATCCGCTTTCCTATGCGATCTCTTCAGAGAGCCACTGCAAGACACGACATGCACAGCTGTTATCAGGATTGATGGCATGACCTGCCATTCTTGTGTACAGTCTATTGAAGGGACCATATCACAGAGACAAGGAGTGCAACATATAGCAGTTTCTCTAGCTGGCAGAACTGGGACCATACATTATGATCCGGCTGTCACTAATGGAGAAGAGTTAAGAGCTGCCATAGAGGACATGGGGTTTGATGCTTCTGTGCTGACAG ATACCGCCACTGGAGAACGTAGGCACCGGCCTGACACCAGCAATGCTGCCGTGCAGCCTCAAGCTCCAGAACGCTCCTCGCCAC CTGTGGGGTCAGCTGGTCTTCCAGACATTCCTCACCTCGATGTACCAAACCAGCCCAGGGAGTGAGAGTGGGAGAAGTGTTTTTTAGCAAATCACAGGCATGACCTGGTGCATCATGCGTGTCTAccattgaaaagaaatttgcagAAAGAAGATG GAATTATATCAGTGTTGGTAGCACTGATGGCAGGTAAAGCAGAGGTAAAATACAAGCCAGAATTCATACAGCCTCTTGAAATAGCACAGCTGATCCAGAATTTGGGTTTTGAAGCTACTGTCATAGAAGATcatgcagaaacagaagggaGTGTGGAGCTTCTT aTCACAGGGATGACTTGTGCTTCTTGTGTTCACAATATTGAATCCAAACTCATGAGAACAAATGGCATATTCTACGCCTCAGTTGCACTTGCTACTTGCAAAGCTCACATCCAGTTTGATCCTGAAATTACTGGACCTCGagatattattaaaattattgag gaaattggCTTTCATGCTTCTGTGGCTAGAAGAGTTCCAAATGCACATAACCTGGatcataaaaaggaaatacagca GTGGAGGAAGTCTTTCTTGTGCAGCCTACTGTTTGGTATCCCTGTCTTAATCCTAATGATTTATATGCTAATACCCAATGGTGAGCACCATGGGTCTATGGTGCTGGAACAGAACCTCATTCCTGGATTATCTATTTTAAATCTTCTCTTCTTTGTCCTGTGCACGTTTGTTCAG TTTCTTGGTGGATGGTATTTTTATGTACAAGCTTACAAATCACTGAAGCACAAGACAGCCAATATGGATGTGCTCATCGTACTGGCCACGACGATTGCTTATGTGTATTCGTGTGTGATCCTGGTGGTAGCGATAattgaaaaggcagagaaaagccCTGTCACTTTCTTTGACACTCCTCCGATGCTGTTCGTGTTCATTGCCCTTGGGAGATGGCTGGAACACATAGCAAAG AGTAAGACCTCAGAAGCTCTTGCTAAACTTATATCTCTACAAGCCACAGAAGCCACTGTGGTGACTCTTGGACCTGACCACTCTATCACCAG TGAGGAGCAGGTAGCTGTTGAACTGGTTCAAAGGGGTGATATCGTAAAGGTTGTTCCTGGTGGAAAGTTCCCGGTAGATGGAAAGGTCATTGAAGGCAGTTCTATGGCAGATGAGTCTCTTATTACTG GGGAAGCTATGCCAGTCACTAAAAAGCCTGGGAGCACAGTGATTGCTGGTTCTATAAATGCACATGGCTCAGTTCTTGTTAACGCAACCCATGTTGGTAACGATACCACCCTGGCACAAATTGTGAAATTGGTGGAAGAAGCTCAAATGtcaaag gCACCCATCCAGCAACTGGCAGATAAGTTTAGTGGatattttgttccatttatCATCATCATTTCAACAGTGACATTGCTAGTGTGGATCACAATTGGTTTTATAAATTttgatgttattaaaaaatattttcct aatcagaacaaacacatttcaaaagctgAACTAATACTGAGATTTGCGTTTCAAACCTCGATCACTGTGCTGAGCATTGCATGCCCCTGTTCTTTAGGCTTGGCTACCCCCACAGCTGTGATGGTGGGCACAGGAGTTGCTGCGCAGAATGGTATTCTCATCAAAGGTGGAAAACCCCTGGAAATGGCACACAAG ATCAAGACTGTGATGTTTGATAAAACTGGGACCATCACCTGTGGAGTTCCTAAAGTCATGAGAGTGCTTTTGCTGGGAGACATGGCTGTGCTCTCTCTGAAGAAGGTACTAGCAGTGGTTGGCACTGCAGAAGCCAGCAGCGAGCATCCTTTAGGAGTGGCAGTCACTAAATACTGCAAAGAG GAGCTTGGCACTCAGAGCCTGGGATACTGCACCGACTTCCAGGCAGTCCCAGGCTGTGGCATCAGCTGCAAAGTTGGAGGTGTTGAGGCTGTCCTGGGCATGGCTGAGGAGGGTCTCAGTAAGCTGGACGCTaacaggagcagggacagcagtgCTCCTCTGGGAGATAAGGTGCTGATCACGCTCTTGGAATCACATG GTCCATCAGCTTCTCATACATACTCGGTGTTGATTGGAAATCGTGAGTGGATGCGACGCAATGGCTTGCATATTGCAAATGACGTGAATGATGCAATGACAGACCATGAAACGAAAGGACAGACTGCCATACTAGTGGCTATAGATG GCGTTTTGTGTGGAATGATTGCAATAGCAGACACCGTCAAGCAGGAGGCAGCCCTTGCTGTGCACACGCTGAAAAACATGGGAATAGATGTGGTGCTGATAACCGGGGAcaacagaaaaactgcaaaagccATTGCTACTCAG GTTGGGATCAAAAAAGTCTTTGCTGAGGTTCTTCCTTCTCACAAGGTTGCAAAGGTCCAGGAGCTCCAaaatgggaagaggaaggttGCAATGGTTGGTGATGGAGTCAACGATTCCCCTGCACTAGCCAGGGCCGACGTTGGAATTGCAATTGGAACGGGCACCGACGTTGCCATTGAAGCAGCAGATGTTGTTCTTATCCGA AATGACTTGCTGGATGTAGTTGCCAGTATTCACTTATCAAAGAGAACAGTTCGAAGAATACGGATAAATCTGATTCTTGCCTTAATTTATAATCTGCTTGGAATACCCATAGCAGCAG GTGTGTTCATGCCTGTTGGCCTTGTGCTTCAGCCTTGGATGGGATCAGCTGCAATGGCAGCTTCTTCTGTGTCTGTCGTGCTGTCTTCCCTGCAGCTGAAATG tTACAAGAAGCCAAACACAGAAAGTTATGAAGCACAAGCTCAAGGCCGCATGAAGCCACTTACTCCTTCCCAAATCAGTGTTCATATTGGAATGGATGATAGGAGGAGGGATTCATCCAGATCAGCTCCTTTGGATCAGATTAGCCAAGtgtctctctcttccttgaCTTCAGACAAGCTACCGAGATGTAATGGTTTTGTTGAGGAGGAAGGGGACAAGTGGTCATTGCTCATGAATGGAGGAGATGAAGAACAGTACATCTGA